The following coding sequences lie in one Lacerta agilis isolate rLacAgi1 chromosome 4, rLacAgi1.pri, whole genome shotgun sequence genomic window:
- the LOC117045061 gene encoding taste receptor type 2 member 40-like — translation MSDSVHKTFQVIIMSQGVVGMAASAFIVAVGYTDWVKRKKLPTCDVILVCLCSSRLLLQGTTLHSALLPKMHQWDVIRVHSVLLVLASTACLWFAACLSMFYCAKISTFTQRYFLLIKLRIVRMVPQILLASVLVSLISCLPFIWMDYSGHLCNSTRSLLRNATFDSPVGTISYFKGFIMFLTWAVIPLLFFLVSSALLIASLWRHTKEMRHGAMDNKDLRTDAHITAIKSLVSFLMLYICSFVAEMLLGMPSCQARSRWKDYICSLVIAVCPSIHSILLILLNVRLKLALKNMLFYMKCC, via the coding sequence ATGTCAGATTCTGTTCATAAAACCTTCCAAGTCATAATCATGAGCCAGGGCGTTGTGGGCATGGCTGCCAGTGCATTCATTGTGGCCGTTGGCTACACAGACTGGGTGAAAAGGAAAAAGCTGCCCACTTGCGATGTGATCCTGGTCTGCCTCTGTTCATCTCGGCTTCTTCTCCAGGGAACCACCCTGCACTCTGCCCTCTTACCGAAGATGCACCAGTGGGACGTGATCAGAGTGCACTCTGTCCTCCTGGTTTTGGCCAGCACAGCTTGCCTCTGGTTTGCTGCGTGTCTCAGCATGTTCTACTGTGCCAAGATCAGCACTTTCACCCAGCGGTACTTCCTGCTAATCAAGCTGAGAATCGTCAGGATGGTTCCGCAGATTCTGCTGGCTTCGGTGCTGGTCTCTTTGATCTCTTGCCTGCCTTTCATCTGGATGGATTACAGTGGCCACCTCTGCAACTCAACCAGGAGCCTTCTGAGAAATGCCACCTTTGACAGCCCTGTTGGGACCATCTCCTACTTCAAGGGCTTCATCATGTTCCTGACATGGGCAGTCATCCCTCTTCTGTTCTTTCTAGTATCATCCGCCTTGCTCATTGCATCTCTGTGGAGACACACCAAGGAGATGAGGCACGGTGCAATGGACAACAAGGACCTGAGGACTGACGCTCACATCACTGCCATTAAATCTCTGGTCTCTTTCCTGATGCTCTACATCTGCAGCTTTGTGGCTGAGATGCTGCTTGGAATGCCTTCCTGCCAAGCGAGGAGCAGATGGAAAGATTATATCTGTTCACTGGTGATTGCTGTATGTCCTTCGATCCATTCCATTCTTTTGATTCTCCTGAACGTTAGACTGAAGCTGGCACTCAAAAACATGCTATTTTACATGAAATGCTGTTAG
- the LOC117045062 gene encoding taste receptor type 2 member 40-like, which produces MVVIGLMGNGFITIASGLEWSRNKTLSSSDMILFVLSVSRLLFLGLTLGTFPSFIICLASSVFLIHSLLHHVKRMQQNREGFRDQRMDVQLRAVKMVTSFLLLYTVAFAAEISLMLFINPLSMRLWTTISPSYSKTPKGTSQS; this is translated from the exons ATGGTTGTCATCGGCTTGATGGGAAATGGATTCATCACCATTGCAAGTGGCCTCGAATGGTCCAGAAACAAAACACTCTCTTCCTCCGATATGATCCTGTTTGTGCTGAGTGTGTCCCGCCTTCTTTTCCTGGGGCTAACTTTGG GGACATTCCCATCCTTTATTATATGCTTAGCTTCTTCTGTCTTCTTGATTCACTCCCTTCTGCACCATGTTAAGAGGATGCAACAGAACAGAGAAGGTTTTAGAGATCAGAGGATGGATGTTCAATTGAGAGCAGTCAAGATGGTGACATCATTCCTTCTCCTCTACACTGTAGCCTTTGCAGCTGAGATTTCACTCATGTTGTTCATCAATCCCTTGTCAATG AGACTGTGGACAACTATATCACCTTCCTATTCCAAGACTCCCAAAGGAACGAGCCAGTCTTAG